In the Ruminococcus sp. OA3 genome, one interval contains:
- a CDS encoding adenine phosphoribosyltransferase, which yields MKKIEDYVRNIPDFPEPGIIFRDVTSILQDADGLHLAIDSMQECISGLDFDIVAGTESRGFIFGVPIAYNLHKPFIPVRKKGKLPRETIEQSYELEYGSAVIEMHRDSILPGQRVVIIDDLIATGGTVEACARMIESLGGHVEKIVFLMELAGLKGRERLKEYDVESIICYDGK from the coding sequence ATGAAGAAAATAGAAGATTATGTCCGAAACATACCTGATTTTCCGGAACCGGGAATTATTTTCCGGGATGTCACCAGCATACTGCAGGATGCTGACGGACTGCATCTGGCGATCGATTCCATGCAGGAGTGTATCAGTGGACTTGATTTTGATATTGTAGCGGGCACAGAGTCCAGAGGTTTTATCTTTGGCGTGCCGATTGCGTATAATCTGCATAAACCGTTTATTCCGGTCAGGAAAAAAGGAAAGCTTCCGCGTGAGACAATTGAGCAGAGCTATGAACTGGAATACGGAAGCGCGGTAATAGAGATGCACAGAGATTCCATTTTGCCGGGACAGCGTGTCGTGATCATCGATGACCTGATCGCGACAGGAGGTACTGTTGAGGCATGTGCCAGGATGATCGAATCGCTGGGCGGCCACGTGGAGAAGATCGTATTTCTTATGGAACTGGCAGGACTAAAAGGCAGAGAACGTCTGAAGGAATATGATGTGGAATCCATAATCTGCTATGATGGAAAATAA
- a CDS encoding bifunctional (p)ppGpp synthetase/guanosine-3',5'-bis(diphosphate) 3'-pyrophosphohydrolase, whose translation MGGENAQVQDAHAKIQNIREVEKSVKAMDDFTSPSILYEELISSVKKYHPSDSVHMIEKAYQIADKAHNGQVRKSGEPYIIHPLCVAIILADLELDKETIISGILHDVLEDTVMTYKELEEIFGSEVALLVDGVTKLGQLNYSKDKLEVQAENLRKMFLAMAKDIRVILIKLADRLHNMRTLKYMPEKKQKDKARETMDIYAPIAQRLGISKIKIELDDLSLKYLQPEVYYDLVDKIAVRKSEREAFVSKIVSEVQSHMEKSNITAEVDGRVKHFFSIYKKMVNQGKTLDQIYDLFAVRIIVDTVKDCYAALGIIHEMYKPIPGRFKDYIAMPKPNMYQSLHTTLIGPQGQPFEIQIRTFEMHKTAEYGIAAHWKYKEASDGKKTDAQKEEEKLSWLRQILEWQRDMSDNKEFMSLLKSDLDLFADNVYCFSPAGDVKTLPAGSTPIDFAYSVHSAVGNKMVGARVNGKLVPIEYVIQNGDRVEIITSQNSKGPSRDWLKIVKSTQAKNKINQWFRQELKEDNILKGKDMLAQYAKEKNKTLSSYLKMEYQEPVMRKYGFRDWDSVLAAIGHGGLKEGQVLNKLVECYDKAHKSEITDKTILEAKAEAKDKLHVGKSPQGSIIVKGIHDVAVRFAKCCNPIPGDEIVGYVTRGRGVTIHRTDCVNIIHMDETERIRLIDAEWQGSEIPDQLFTAEINVYANNRTGLLVDISKLFTERKIDIASINVRTSKQGTATISMSFDVHSIEELNQLVNKLQQVESVLDIERTTG comes from the coding sequence ATGGGTGGAGAAAACGCACAGGTTCAGGATGCACATGCAAAAATACAGAACATCCGTGAGGTTGAAAAAAGTGTGAAAGCCATGGATGATTTTACAAGCCCTTCGATACTCTATGAAGAGCTTATTTCGAGTGTGAAAAAATATCATCCGTCCGACAGCGTTCACATGATTGAAAAAGCTTATCAGATTGCTGACAAAGCACATAACGGACAGGTCCGGAAATCAGGCGAACCGTATATTATCCATCCGCTGTGTGTTGCGATCATACTGGCTGATCTGGAGCTTGATAAAGAAACGATCATTTCCGGAATCCTGCATGATGTGCTGGAAGATACGGTTATGACTTACAAAGAACTGGAAGAAATCTTCGGTTCGGAAGTGGCACTTCTCGTGGACGGCGTTACAAAGCTGGGGCAGCTGAATTATTCAAAGGATAAGCTGGAGGTACAGGCAGAAAATCTCAGGAAAATGTTTCTTGCCATGGCGAAAGATATTCGTGTGATACTGATCAAACTGGCGGACCGTCTGCATAACATGCGGACATTGAAATACATGCCGGAGAAGAAGCAGAAAGATAAGGCGCGGGAGACGATGGATATCTATGCACCCATTGCTCAGCGCCTCGGCATTTCGAAGATTAAAATAGAGCTTGATGACCTGTCGCTGAAATATCTCCAGCCGGAGGTTTATTACGATCTTGTTGACAAGATTGCCGTCCGCAAGAGTGAGCGGGAGGCATTTGTATCAAAAATCGTATCGGAAGTACAGTCTCATATGGAAAAGTCGAACATTACCGCTGAAGTGGATGGCAGGGTGAAACATTTCTTCAGTATCTATAAAAAGATGGTGAACCAGGGAAAAACACTGGATCAGATATATGATCTGTTTGCAGTTCGTATTATCGTAGATACGGTGAAAGACTGCTATGCGGCGCTCGGTATCATTCACGAGATGTATAAGCCGATACCGGGGCGTTTCAAAGACTATATCGCAATGCCGAAGCCCAATATGTATCAGTCTCTGCATACGACGCTGATCGGACCTCAGGGACAGCCGTTTGAGATTCAGATCCGTACATTTGAGATGCATAAGACAGCAGAATACGGGATTGCTGCTCATTGGAAATATAAGGAGGCATCTGACGGCAAGAAGACGGATGCACAGAAAGAGGAAGAAAAGCTGAGCTGGCTGCGCCAGATTCTGGAGTGGCAGCGGGATATGTCAGACAACAAAGAGTTCATGAGTCTGCTGAAAAGTGACCTGGATCTTTTCGCGGACAATGTCTACTGTTTTAGTCCGGCAGGAGACGTCAAAACGCTTCCGGCAGGTTCCACACCGATCGACTTTGCATACAGTGTGCACAGCGCCGTCGGCAATAAGATGGTGGGTGCGAGAGTAAATGGAAAGCTTGTGCCGATCGAGTATGTCATCCAGAATGGTGACCGTGTGGAGATTATCACCTCACAGAACTCAAAGGGCCCCAGCCGTGACTGGCTGAAGATCGTTAAGAGTACCCAGGCGAAGAATAAGATCAATCAGTGGTTCCGTCAGGAACTGAAGGAAGATAATATTCTGAAGGGGAAAGATATGCTGGCGCAGTATGCGAAGGAGAAGAACAAGACACTTTCCAGCTATCTGAAGATGGAGTATCAGGAACCGGTGATGCGCAAGTACGGTTTCCGAGACTGGGATTCTGTGCTTGCCGCGATCGGCCACGGCGGCCTGAAGGAAGGCCAGGTACTGAATAAACTGGTAGAGTGCTATGACAAGGCACACAAATCGGAGATTACAGACAAGACGATACTTGAGGCAAAAGCGGAGGCAAAAGATAAACTTCATGTGGGGAAATCCCCGCAGGGAAGTATTATCGTCAAGGGTATTCACGATGTGGCGGTCCGTTTTGCAAAGTGCTGCAATCCGATTCCGGGAGATGAGATTGTTGGTTATGTGACACGGGGCCGGGGCGTTACGATACACCGCACGGACTGTGTCAATATTATCCATATGGATGAGACTGAGAGGATCCGTCTGATCGATGCGGAGTGGCAGGGCAGTGAAATTCCGGATCAGTTATTTACGGCGGAGATCAATGTCTATGCAAACAACAGAACGGGACTTCTGGTGGATATCTCGAAACTGTTCACCGAGCGGAAGATCGATATTGCATCAATCAATGTGAGGACCAGCAAGCAGGGGACTGCCACTATTTCCATGTCGTTTGACGTACACAGTATCGAGGAACTGAACCAGCTCGTGAATAAACTGCAGCAGGTAGAAAGCGTACTTGACATAGAACGAACAACCGGATGA
- a CDS encoding MBL fold metallo-hydrolase, translating into MNKAVIQNLVLGQVGTNCLLIKNSETGEMLIVDPADNAGTISQAVTKLNGKPVAVLLTHGHFDHILAVDDLRDLYEIPVYAYEKEQDVLEDSLLNLSAAWDHAFTTKADVYVKDHEKLILAGFEITVLYTPGHTHGSCCYYLEKEKVLVSGDTLFAGSVGRMDFPTSSAADMSASIKRLLKLPEDVEVWPGHEQSTTIGHEKRYNPFA; encoded by the coding sequence ATGAACAAAGCAGTAATACAAAATCTGGTCCTGGGTCAGGTGGGAACGAACTGCCTGCTGATAAAGAACAGTGAGACAGGGGAGATGCTGATCGTAGATCCTGCAGACAACGCGGGGACTATTTCACAGGCAGTGACAAAGCTGAACGGGAAGCCGGTAGCGGTGCTGCTGACGCACGGTCATTTCGATCATATTCTGGCTGTGGATGATCTTCGGGATCTGTATGAAATACCTGTCTATGCTTATGAAAAGGAGCAGGATGTACTGGAAGATTCTCTGCTGAATCTTTCTGCCGCCTGGGATCATGCGTTTACGACGAAAGCTGATGTGTATGTAAAGGATCATGAGAAACTGATACTGGCAGGGTTTGAGATTACCGTACTTTATACACCGGGACATACGCATGGCAGCTGCTGTTATTATCTGGAAAAAGAAAAGGTTCTGGTGAGCGGTGATACATTGTTTGCAGGGTCTGTCGGAAGGATGGATTTTCCAACGTCCAGCGCTGCGGATATGAGCGCCAGTATCAAGCGGCTTCTTAAGCTTCCGGAGGATGTTGAGGTCTGGCCGGGGCATGAACAGAGTACAACGATCGGACATGAAAAGAGGTATAATCCCTTTGCTTAA
- the hemZ gene encoding coproporphyrinogen dehydrogenase HemZ produces the protein MLNIGIQFSERNFEYDVYSLVRAFYPASNVHMYVLGEEEPAGEFECLLALGYRGDGIDCRIYMSGEEKFCGKEDIDFYKERPETKNRLKQLVYRGLSEVSQRTLPWGTLTGIRPTKIPMHLLEEGWKNPQIAEYMRSTYYAGNEKTALAIAIANRERAILKDIDYENGYSLYVGIPFCPSICLYCSFGSHPLAKWRDRMEEYLDALMKEITFVSREFRDKKLNTVYIGGGTPTTLEPEQMRRLLRHITGCFDFQELQEFTVEAGRPDSITEEKLMLLKEFPVNRISINPQTMHQKTLDLIGRGHTVEQVRDAFVLARKLSFDNINMDLIIGLPGEGKAEVEETLREIEALHPDSITVHSLSLKRATRLHLFKDQYEEISFENSQEIMEMAEKSAMRLDMHPYYLYRQKNIAGNFENVGYAKVDKAGIYNILIMEEKQSILAVGAGASTKLVFDHGSRIERVENVKDVTHYISRIDEMIERKKTGIEKWLK, from the coding sequence TTGCTTAACATAGGTATACAATTCTCGGAAAGAAATTTCGAATATGATGTCTATTCCCTGGTCCGCGCCTTTTACCCGGCGAGTAATGTACATATGTACGTGCTGGGAGAAGAGGAACCGGCCGGGGAATTTGAATGTCTGCTTGCCCTGGGATACCGCGGGGACGGGATTGACTGCAGGATTTACATGAGCGGAGAAGAGAAATTCTGCGGTAAGGAGGACATCGATTTTTATAAGGAACGGCCGGAGACAAAGAATCGGCTGAAGCAGCTGGTCTACCGCGGCTTGTCCGAGGTAAGCCAAAGGACACTTCCGTGGGGGACACTTACGGGGATACGTCCTACGAAGATTCCCATGCATCTTCTGGAAGAAGGATGGAAAAACCCGCAGATCGCGGAATACATGCGCAGCACTTATTACGCAGGAAATGAAAAAACGGCGCTGGCGATCGCGATCGCAAACAGAGAACGGGCAATCCTAAAAGACATTGACTATGAAAATGGCTACAGTCTGTATGTAGGAATTCCTTTCTGTCCGAGCATCTGCCTGTATTGCTCATTTGGTTCTCATCCGCTTGCAAAGTGGAGAGACAGGATGGAAGAATACCTGGATGCGCTGATGAAAGAGATTACTTTTGTAAGCCGGGAATTTCGGGATAAAAAGCTCAATACGGTCTATATCGGCGGGGGTACACCGACGACGCTGGAGCCGGAACAGATGAGAAGACTGCTGCGCCATATTACAGGATGTTTTGATTTTCAGGAACTGCAGGAATTTACAGTGGAAGCCGGGCGCCCGGACAGTATAACAGAAGAAAAGCTGATGCTGCTTAAGGAATTTCCGGTAAATCGTATTTCCATTAACCCACAGACGATGCATCAGAAAACGCTTGATCTTATCGGGAGAGGGCATACAGTGGAACAGGTCAGGGACGCGTTTGTGCTTGCCAGGAAACTGTCCTTCGACAATATTAATATGGATCTGATCATTGGACTGCCGGGCGAGGGAAAGGCGGAAGTAGAGGAGACGCTCCGTGAGATCGAGGCACTGCATCCGGACAGCATCACCGTGCATTCCCTCTCGCTGAAGAGAGCCACCAGGCTGCATTTGTTTAAGGATCAATATGAGGAGATATCTTTCGAGAACAGCCAGGAAATCATGGAAATGGCGGAAAAATCTGCAATGAGACTTGACATGCACCCCTATTATCTGTATCGTCAGAAAAATATTGCCGGAAATTTTGAAAATGTAGGGTATGCAAAGGTTGACAAAGCGGGAATTTACAATATACTGATTATGGAAGAGAAACAATCAATCCTGGCTGTGGGCGCAGGCGCCTCAACGAAGCTGGTCTTTGATCATGGCAGCCGGATTGAACGTGTGGAAAATGTGAAGGATGTCACCCATTACATTTCTCGTATCGATGAGATGATTGAACGAAAGAAAACAGGAATAGAAAAGTGGTTGAAATAG
- a CDS encoding HD domain-containing phosphohydrolase, giving the protein MVEIDKTKKYINEKHLLTYTLDDQIVHAMLVSNLSYSVAEELGLAEETCQYLFDAGILHDIGKEKLGAYIYEEESNPLIVEEMKYVRMHSTLGYEILKERGYPDIILQSVLHHHENMDGSGYPDNLRGEEIPYGARIIRVCDVFAALISDRPYRKSFDQDTAMELMIEEVKNFDIKVFLAFQRVIHRKNYQDLVLIE; this is encoded by the coding sequence GTGGTTGAAATAGATAAGACTAAAAAGTATATCAATGAGAAACATCTTCTGACGTATACGCTGGATGATCAGATCGTGCACGCCATGCTCGTCAGCAACCTTTCGTATTCGGTAGCTGAGGAACTGGGACTTGCGGAGGAGACCTGCCAGTACCTCTTTGATGCAGGCATCCTGCACGATATCGGAAAGGAAAAACTGGGAGCTTACATTTATGAGGAAGAGAGCAACCCGCTGATTGTAGAAGAGATGAAATACGTGCGCATGCATTCAACGCTTGGGTATGAGATACTGAAAGAGCGCGGGTATCCGGATATCATTCTGCAGTCAGTGCTCCATCACCATGAGAATATGGACGGGAGCGGTTACCCGGATAACCTCCGGGGCGAGGAGATTCCTTACGGTGCACGTATCATACGGGTCTGTGATGTATTTGCAGCATTGATCTCAGACCGTCCATATCGAAAATCATTTGACCAGGATACGGCCATGGAACTTATGATTGAAGAAGTGAAAAATTTTGACATCAAGGTCTTCCTGGCGTTCCAGCGTGTCATTCATCGTAAAAACTACCAGGATCTGGTATTGATAGAGTGA
- the hisS gene encoding histidine--tRNA ligase, with product MALKKKPVTGMKDILPAEMAIRDYVIRLIKETYATFGFSSMETPCVEHIENLCSKQGGENEKLIFKILKRGEKLKINEAESENDLVDGGLRYDLTVPLSRYYANHANELPSPFKALQMGNVWRADRPQRGRFRQFMQCDIDILGEPTILAEIELILATTTLLGKLDFKNFTIRINDRRILKAMAAYSGFAPESFDTVFIILDKMDKIGMEGVAKELAKEGFAQESIDKYLSMFREVTEGIEGVRYLKEKLDGVLDAQYADDLEMIMKSVDAVKNADFKIAFDPTLVRGMSYYTGPIFEISMDEFGGSVGGGGRYDEMIGKFTGNDTSACGFSIGFERIVMLLLERGYQVPGTAGKTALLIEKGMPADKLLVVLNEADKLRSAGTQVTIAVMKKNKKFQKEQLTEEGYETFQEFFIDKM from the coding sequence ATGGCATTGAAGAAGAAACCGGTTACAGGGATGAAGGATATCCTGCCGGCAGAGATGGCGATCCGCGATTATGTGATCCGCCTGATCAAGGAGACATATGCGACATTTGGGTTTTCCTCAATGGAGACGCCGTGCGTGGAACATATTGAGAATCTCTGCAGCAAACAGGGCGGAGAAAATGAAAAGCTGATCTTCAAGATTTTAAAAAGGGGAGAGAAACTTAAGATTAATGAGGCGGAATCAGAAAATGATCTTGTGGACGGCGGTCTGCGTTATGATCTGACAGTTCCCCTGTCCCGATATTATGCAAACCATGCAAATGAGCTTCCCAGTCCGTTCAAGGCGCTTCAGATGGGAAATGTGTGGAGAGCTGACCGCCCGCAGCGCGGACGTTTCCGCCAGTTTATGCAGTGTGATATTGATATTCTGGGAGAGCCGACGATTCTGGCGGAGATCGAGCTGATTCTCGCAACGACCACATTGCTCGGAAAACTGGATTTCAAAAACTTTACGATCCGCATCAATGACCGCAGGATACTGAAAGCTATGGCGGCGTACAGTGGATTTGCACCCGAGTCATTTGACACGGTGTTTATCATTCTGGATAAGATGGACAAGATCGGTATGGAGGGTGTCGCAAAAGAGCTTGCAAAGGAAGGTTTTGCGCAGGAATCCATCGATAAATATCTTTCAATGTTCCGCGAGGTCACAGAGGGCATCGAAGGCGTGCGCTATCTTAAGGAAAAACTGGATGGCGTGCTGGATGCGCAGTATGCGGATGACCTCGAGATGATTATGAAGAGTGTGGATGCAGTAAAAAATGCGGATTTTAAGATCGCATTTGACCCGACATTGGTGCGAGGTATGTCTTATTATACCGGTCCTATTTTTGAGATTTCCATGGATGAGTTCGGAGGGTCTGTCGGCGGCGGCGGGCGTTACGATGAAATGATCGGAAAGTTTACGGGAAATGACACCAGTGCCTGCGGATTTTCCATCGGGTTTGAACGGATTGTCATGCTGCTTCTGGAACGTGGATACCAGGTTCCCGGGACTGCCGGGAAGACAGCACTGCTGATTGAAAAAGGGATGCCGGCCGACAAGCTGCTGGTTGTCCTGAACGAAGCCGATAAGCTGAGGAGCGCCGGTACACAGGTGACGATTGCGGTGATGAAGAAAAATAAAAAGTTCCAGAAAGAACAGCTGACAGAAGAAGGGTATGAGACATTCCAGGAATTTTTTATCGATAAAATGTAG
- the aspS gene encoding aspartate--tRNA ligase, whose product MAESMKGLKRSHRCTELTSANIGETVTLMGWVQKGRNKGGIVFVDLRDRSGMIQLIFENGSIDEEGFEKAGRLRSEFVIAVVGKVEARSGAVNENLKTGDIEIRVNTLRILSESETPPFPIEENSKTKEELRLKYRSLDLRRPDIQKNLIMRSKVAMLTRMFLEKEGFLEIETPMLTKSTPEGARDYLVPSRVHPGSFYALPQSPQLFKQLLMCSGYDRYLQIAKCFRDEDLRADRQPEFTQIDMELAFVDVDEVIDVNERLLAHLFREVLGVEVQLPIQRMTWQEAMDRFGSDKPDLRFGMELTDVSGIVKDCEFVVFKNALEAGGSVRGINAKGQGSMPRKKIDKLVDFAKDYGAKGLAYLAVGDDGTYKSSFAKFMKEEELKALADAMQAEPGDLLLFAADRNKVVWDVLGALRLELTKQMELLDKDEYRFVWITEFPLLEWSEEQNRYTAMHHPFTMPMDEDLHLLDSDPGAVRAKAYDIVLNGTEIGGGSVRIHQNDIQVKMFEMLGFTKEEAAERFGFLLTAFKYGVPPHAGLAYGLDRLVMLMAKEDSIRDVIAFPKVKDASCLMSEAPGTVDDKQLEELCLEVELPKKETQSE is encoded by the coding sequence ATGGCAGAGTCAATGAAGGGACTGAAACGTTCCCATCGCTGTACGGAGTTAACAAGCGCCAACATCGGAGAGACAGTCACTCTGATGGGATGGGTACAAAAGGGAAGAAATAAAGGTGGTATCGTATTTGTCGATCTGCGCGACAGAAGCGGCATGATTCAGCTGATTTTTGAAAATGGAAGTATTGATGAAGAGGGATTTGAGAAAGCGGGGCGGCTGCGAAGTGAATTTGTCATAGCGGTTGTGGGTAAAGTGGAGGCACGTTCCGGAGCCGTCAATGAAAACCTGAAGACGGGCGACATTGAGATTCGTGTAAATACGCTCAGAATTCTCTCAGAATCAGAGACACCTCCGTTTCCAATTGAGGAAAACAGCAAAACGAAGGAAGAACTTCGTCTGAAATACCGTTCTCTGGATCTACGCAGACCTGATATTCAAAAGAATCTGATCATGCGTTCCAAAGTTGCGATGCTGACCAGAATGTTCCTGGAAAAGGAAGGATTTCTGGAGATCGAGACACCGATGCTCACAAAGAGCACCCCGGAGGGGGCACGTGATTATCTCGTGCCGAGCCGTGTGCATCCTGGCAGCTTCTATGCACTTCCGCAGTCTCCCCAGCTGTTCAAACAGCTGCTGATGTGTTCAGGTTATGACCGTTATCTTCAGATTGCCAAATGTTTTCGCGATGAGGATCTGCGTGCTGACCGTCAGCCGGAGTTTACGCAGATCGATATGGAGCTTGCATTTGTAGATGTGGATGAAGTCATTGACGTCAATGAACGACTGCTTGCCCATCTGTTCCGGGAAGTACTGGGAGTCGAGGTACAGCTGCCGATCCAGAGAATGACATGGCAGGAAGCCATGGACCGATTTGGTTCTGATAAACCGGATCTGCGTTTCGGCATGGAATTAACTGACGTTTCAGGGATTGTCAAAGACTGTGAGTTCGTGGTATTCAAAAATGCGCTGGAAGCCGGTGGAAGTGTGCGCGGCATCAATGCAAAAGGCCAGGGCTCGATGCCGAGAAAGAAAATCGACAAGCTGGTCGATTTTGCAAAAGATTACGGGGCTAAGGGCCTGGCATATCTGGCGGTAGGCGATGACGGAACCTATAAATCTTCCTTTGCGAAATTTATGAAGGAGGAAGAGCTGAAAGCCCTGGCTGATGCCATGCAGGCAGAACCGGGAGATCTGTTACTATTTGCCGCCGACAGGAATAAGGTAGTCTGGGATGTGCTTGGAGCATTGCGTCTGGAGCTCACAAAACAGATGGAGCTGCTGGATAAAGATGAATATCGTTTCGTGTGGATCACAGAATTCCCGCTGCTTGAGTGGTCTGAGGAACAAAACCGTTATACTGCGATGCATCACCCGTTTACCATGCCGATGGATGAAGATCTGCATTTGCTGGACAGTGATCCGGGTGCCGTGCGTGCCAAAGCCTATGATATTGTTCTGAACGGTACGGAGATCGGCGGAGGAAGCGTCAGAATCCATCAAAATGATATACAGGTAAAGATGTTTGAGATGCTGGGCTTCACAAAGGAAGAAGCAGCTGAGCGCTTTGGCTTTTTGCTGACAGCATTTAAATACGGGGTGCCTCCTCATGCGGGACTTGCGTATGGACTGGACCGTCTGGTGATGCTGATGGCGAAAGAGGACAGTATCCGTGATGTTATCGCATTTCCGAAAGTCAAAGATGCTTCCTGTCTGATGTCAGAAGCACCGGGAACAGTGGACGATAAACAGCTGGAAGAACTGTGTCTGGAAGTGGAGCTGCCCAAGAAGGAAACACAGAGCGAATAA
- a CDS encoding CBS domain-containing protein has translation MNILFFLTPKSEVEYIYDDFSLRQTLEKMEHHKYTAIPILNRSGAYIGTITEGDLLRVIKDKYSLTLHEAEDLPIRQVSRRWHNNPVNINCNIEDLVMTAMRQNFVPVVDDEGKFIGIITRKDILEYCFQKLKGPGQGGDKTASGGGVGGPS, from the coding sequence ATGAATATTTTATTTTTTCTAACACCCAAAAGTGAAGTGGAATATATTTATGATGATTTTTCACTCAGACAGACGCTTGAAAAAATGGAACACCATAAATATACCGCAATCCCCATTCTGAACCGGAGCGGTGCGTACATTGGGACGATTACGGAAGGTGACCTCCTTCGTGTTATCAAAGATAAATACTCACTGACACTGCATGAGGCGGAGGATCTGCCTATTCGTCAGGTATCGAGGCGATGGCATAATAATCCTGTCAATATCAACTGTAATATTGAAGACCTCGTGATGACTGCCATGCGGCAGAACTTCGTACCTGTAGTGGATGATGAAGGTAAATTCATCGGCATCATCACTCGTAAAGATATCCTGGAATATTGCTTCCAGAAGCTGAAAGGACCCGGACAAGGTGGCGATAAAACTGCTTCCGGTGGCGGTGTAGGTGGTCCGTCATGA
- a CDS encoding lactate utilization protein: MNYKSQSYENTAKTIIKKFEKRGMTAFYCPDKTSAKEQVLSLLDENSSVTWGGSVTLEETGIIDAVKNGPYKAIDRKSAGTPEEARRLYGEIVCSDSFLMSTNAFTLDGELINIDGNGNRVACLITGPRQVIVVTGMNKLVKNVQEGIDRVRTLATPPNAIRVGAGTPCSITGVCADCTGSECICCQEVITRVSRERGRIKIILVGEELGF, from the coding sequence ATGAATTATAAATCACAAAGTTATGAAAACACTGCCAAAACCATCATAAAAAAATTCGAGAAACGCGGCATGACAGCCTTCTACTGTCCGGATAAAACATCAGCAAAAGAACAGGTGCTCAGTCTTCTGGATGAAAACAGCAGCGTAACCTGGGGCGGTTCCGTGACGCTGGAGGAGACAGGCATTATCGATGCCGTTAAAAACGGTCCATATAAAGCTATCGACAGAAAATCTGCCGGGACTCCCGAGGAGGCCCGCAGACTGTACGGAGAGATTGTCTGTTCCGACTCATTTTTGATGAGCACAAACGCGTTCACACTGGATGGCGAACTGATCAATATTGACGGAAACGGAAACAGGGTGGCGTGTCTCATCACCGGCCCGCGCCAGGTGATCGTCGTGACAGGCATGAATAAACTTGTAAAAAACGTACAGGAGGGTATCGACCGTGTCAGGACACTGGCTACACCCCCCAATGCGATTCGTGTGGGCGCCGGCACACCGTGTTCAATAACAGGGGTCTGTGCAGACTGTACAGGCAGCGAATGTATTTGCTGTCAGGAAGTTATCACGCGTGTTTCCAGAGAGAGAGGACGCATAAAAATTATATTAGTGGGAGAAGAGCTGGGATTTTAA